From Micromonospora rifamycinica, a single genomic window includes:
- a CDS encoding ABC transporter ATP-binding protein, translating to MIEIRDLTKRYGRTTAVDRLTLTVRPGHVTGFLGPNGAGKSTTLRLLLGLHRPTSGSTLIDGQPFAARRRGLRHVGALLDAGDVHGGRSARSHLRALAASNAIGRSRVDEVLGEVGLTGVAGRRIGGFSLGMKQRLGIAAALLGDPPTLLFDEPFNGLDPAGVRWVRELFRRLAAEGRTVLVSSHLMSEMEQTAQHLVVIGRGELIADESLAEFATRSVRTQVVVRTPDPTALTVAVREVGADVGTAPDGSLTVTGLSPTALGDLAFTRGIPVHELITRSTSLEEAFMNLTADRVDYRAGEDR from the coding sequence GTGATCGAGATACGTGACCTCACCAAGCGGTACGGCCGGACCACTGCCGTGGACCGGCTGACCCTCACCGTCCGGCCCGGACACGTGACCGGATTCCTCGGACCCAACGGCGCCGGCAAGTCCACCACCCTGCGGCTGCTGCTCGGCCTGCACCGCCCGACCAGCGGCAGCACCCTGATCGACGGGCAGCCGTTCGCCGCACGCCGGCGCGGGTTGCGGCACGTCGGCGCGCTGCTCGACGCGGGCGACGTGCACGGCGGGCGGAGCGCCCGGTCGCACCTGCGGGCGCTGGCCGCCAGCAACGCCATCGGCCGGTCGCGGGTCGACGAGGTGCTGGGCGAGGTGGGCCTGACCGGGGTCGCCGGACGCCGGATCGGTGGTTTCTCGCTCGGCATGAAGCAGCGGCTCGGCATCGCCGCCGCGCTGCTGGGCGATCCGCCGACGCTGCTGTTCGACGAGCCGTTCAACGGGCTCGACCCGGCGGGGGTGCGGTGGGTGCGCGAACTGTTCCGGCGGCTCGCCGCCGAGGGCCGGACCGTCCTCGTCTCCAGCCATCTGATGAGCGAGATGGAACAGACCGCCCAGCACCTGGTGGTGATCGGCCGGGGCGAGTTGATCGCCGACGAGAGCCTGGCCGAGTTCGCCACCCGCAGCGTCCGGACGCAGGTCGTGGTCCGTACGCCCGACCCGACGGCGCTGACCGTCGCGGTGCGTGAGGTGGGCGCGGACGTGGGGACGGCCCCCGACGGCTCGCTCACGGTGACCGGCCTGAGCCCGACGGCGCTCGGCGACCTGGCATTCACCCGGGGCATCCCGGTGCACGAGTTGATCACCCGGTCCACCTCGCTGGAGGAAGCGTTCATGAACCTCACCGCCGACCGCGTCGACTACCGGGCAGGAGAAGACCGGTGA